In Leishmania donovani BPK282A1 complete genome, chromosome 19, the sequence NNNNNNNNNNNNNNNNNNNNNNNNNNNNNNNNNNNNNNNNNNNNNNNNNNNNNNNNNNNNNNNNNNNNNNNNNNNNNNNNNNNNNNNNNNNNNNNNNNNNNNNNNNNNTCAGCGCCTGCGTCGGGAAGTAGCGGATCACGTTCGACAGGTTGCCGCGCCACAGCGCGTACAAGCCCTCCGTCTTCACCGTGCGCGTCAGGCAGTTCATCACGCCGCTGTACGGGCGGTCGAGCGTGCCCTGCTTGATCATCTCACCCTGGTTCTGCACCAGCAGCTTCACACGTTCgatcggcgccgcagccgtcttggcagcgccagcggcaacaCCGCTGATCATGAACTCCTCCCAGAAGCCGAGCTTCGGCATATCCTGGCGCGCCTTCCTCGGAGCCGCCGCAGAGTTATTGTTGGCAGACATCCTTTCGTTGCGGTTGTGAATATGTGGCTTCGCTGGTGTATACTGAAACAAGTGAATAAGAAATATGGGCAAAGAGTGGTAAGCGGAAGTGAAGGGAAAAATAGAAGAAGCGGAAAGGAGCTGTATGTGTTGGGGCAGGTCATGCGTAGCGACGGTCGTGGGTGAGTGAGTGGGGTGAGTGGGATTAGCGGGCCGGTCAATGGGCCAGAAAGCGATAGAATAGCAGAGGAGAGTGATTCTAAAGAAGAGTGTACCTAACGAGGTGATAAAGCGGGGGAGAATGAAGCAGCACGTATGTGTCGTGATGAGCACTTGCCGGCTACACTGCACAGCTGCCtccgaagaaaaaaaagaaggagcggTAATGAAGCGGAGTCTCCAGCACTTATGGCAGAGACGAAACACCGGCCATCAGTTCTGCCAAAGAGGTGAAGGTGAAGAGCAACGTGTTGACCCTCCCGATGCTTGAACACAATTATGTTTCCAATTGTTTCCTTTGAGATCCCTTTTTTCTCTATAGGCATGTATGTGCGAATCCTTCTCAAGTTCGCCGCATACCTCGCAGAGGCACGGCACACGCTCAGCTTTAGAGAATCCATTTGGTGTGAGCAAGCGCTCGGCGCGATCTCAACGACATCAAGTAGTCAAGCGaacgcacatgcacacacgccggAAGTTGAACAAAACTGCACTTCCTGGCAAGTAAAGCTCGACAgggggggaggcagagaCTTGATACAGACCATCGCTGTAGCTTTCAGCGGATGCTGGCGCGTGACCCTTTCCTGCAGGCATCTATATCTCTCGCCTTGTGCACACACCATGCGAAGAGAAGACGACTTGTTGCAGCAGAGCAAGAACGtaagcaaaaaaaaaataacaATTCAACAGAGAGCAGTGCAGAATGGAGTGCAGGAAGGAACAAAAAGAtccgagagagagggctgCGGAGGCGTCGCGCGGGGGAGTAGTGCGGACGTAGAGACGGACAGAGGTGAGCGCATGTCATCACAGGCAACCAAAAAGCAAAgaacacacatgcacgcccTGTGCATAAACCACGATGCAATTGGTAAAaacagaggagggagaagaagcggtTTTTGCGAGGAAGTGCACTTTTCCCGGCGCATCCTCCGCCATACAGCACGAGCTCCACTCCACCCTACCCCTCACagcctgccacaggcccccattccgcgcggtgcgaagcagcgctagaaGCGCgttacagcaatgcgccgacaCAGTCATCGGagcgccgtctctgcctcaaactctgcccacccgcccaccaAGCAGGCTGCCTCACAGTCGCTTCCCAttgtgctgctcgccacccGGCGCATCACCCTCCGGGTGGCACACAAGCGCCCTCGCTAGCAgggcagtgagggccgggcgaaatacgctcgagtcacgctcACACTCTAGccatcatatggatggcacaaaTATGCTCACAATCAcaggtcgctccggcgcagcgccatccagcaccccggccgccgacatcagtagcgataagtcgctctgacctcccaCACGCCGTAGGTGCCTGGCCCTATCAGCAGCAGAAGTGCCTCGGCACTGGCGGGGGACAGGGGCGGGCGGCTGCTCGGCATTCCCACAGAGTGGGGGTACTGGACCGCggataccacgcactgaggcgTTCCCTAACACCGCTATCGGGGCTGCTTAAAGGTACAGATAAAACAAAGAAAATTGGGGTGCGCTGGAAAGTATCTTGCGGGTGCGTTCACGTGCAGCAGCCTACTctacccctctccctcatccCACGCGCTCGCACTCCACACTGCCGCCCCTATGTATATAATGGAAAGAGCAGGTAAGCAGAAGACGGTCTCTCTATCGTGCAGCATtcgcctcgcctcccccctctccgaTGCTGCAAAGAAAGCAGCGCCATGGCGAAAGAGCGGCAACGAGGCAGATGGCGCTGTCGAACTGCTGCGTCGAGCTTGAGTGAGAGAATGAAAATAAAAAACGCCTGTGTACCTGCCGCACAAGACGCGTCAGCCGTTCACACGCACGGCAGTGGTCACTGCAAGCTCCTTTCCATGTGTCGACGCACTCGAGCGCGAGGAGACGTCTTTGCAGTTTCTGTGCAGGTGAGCAGGCATGCgtttttcctcttctccccatTTCTTTATTTTGTCTTGCAAGCTCTGATTactgtgtgtctgcctggCTTGCATGGAAAGGACAAAGCCACGAGTGAGAAGAAAGCAAGAGGGACGTAAACCGTGAAGGCGGTGATGGAGGCGCTTGATGCGAACGCTGTGGAAACGCTTCCTTCATTCGTTTTTGTGCGAGCATGAGTCAATttgttggtggtggtaggGGGTGCATTGTCATCTCTGGTGAGACTATCGAAAAAGATGAGAGCAAAGGGCCCGAAAACAAGAGGAAGCACCGGCGCAAAGCAGAGCGCTGCGCTGATGCAGCGGTGCAGAGGGCGAGTAatacagagagagcgcacgCATCCAATCTAAAAGGCCCGGAGAGGGGTGACGGGGAAGGCGGTAGAGGAAATGCCGGTGGCCAAAAATCAATCAACAGCAGAAAAGGTACTAGCGCGCCTGCCAGTATCTGCCGCTGCATGCTAatgagtttgtgtgtgtgtgtgtgtgtgcctcctgGTGACTGCGGGACACGTATACCTATGTGTGTACCAGtggcacacgcatacagagCGGGAGGCGTCCTCTCTCAACTCCCACCCTCGCAGCTATTCTTATGCGGCAAGGCTGAGAggaaacagaaaaggaagagagggcaCAAAGGATGGCAGCAGCAATAAGAAGAGACAGGGAAATGGCGACGCCCTTGCGTAGATAAAGTGCAAGCAGATACACATATATGTCAGTCCACGTCAACTGTGATACAGCAGAGCCACACAGAATACTTATGGTTTCACTTGCTTTTCCTTTTGACGTGTGAGCGCGTCTCTTCATTGAGGCTCCGGGTGTTGCCGTGGACGGGCATGAGAAGGACGGAAATGAAGTCGGTGCAGGCGTGTGGGATGGGTTCGATAGATCACAAGTGGAGTGCGTTGTGTGAAGAGACGCCGCCGTTGTCGAGTCCTTTGATGCACACAATTTCGACAAAGAAGCACGAAGAGAAGCGTGTGGGCAAGACGAGGAAGCCTTGGAAGTGTTCGGCACAGCATGTCATGCACACATTTCGCAAtcgaagagggggaggggatgagAATAGCTCATGGCCTACTCCATTTTCCGTGCGTTCCAGCCAATGACgagaggcggcgatggtAAAACTCAGGGTTGAAAGAAGGGGGTACTGCAACTGGAGGGCAGAGCGCTTTTCACCAGTTCAGCGGGCATAGGCACGCCATGCGGACTCAGCTGACGACATGGACACACCTCCCCCATAAGAGACCGAGCGACTGCGCGTTGCTCGCGTCTTCCCGGATCCACACCACACCTATGAACACTGTAGAAGATACAGTGGCACGTGTTTATGGGAAACACATATGCGTGGATGCGTCCCACCAACAGCAACGCATAACGacacgtgtgtctgtgtgtccctgtgtgcctgtgtggaAGTGCCTTCCATATCTTCCTTTCGTCGCTATTCCTTAAACGGGCCAAAAGCCCATCATTAATAAAAAAACAGTAAGAGAAACAACCCCCACAGCCGttctcccttttccttcatTGGTTTTCCATCCTCTGTATCGGAAATGCACCCCATCAGGCGAGCGCCTTTGTGAGCTTGCGCACCGTGAGAGAGATGCACCAGAGGCGACCACAAAGCCCCCaccccaaaaaaaaaaacagagacaGCGACACTTTAGAAAAGTAAGAGCGCAAGAAACAACACGCGCTGCCAAAGAtcgcacacagagacaccgACATACACGCGTAGGTGGATGCGTATGATCTATTTCCTAGTTCCGCCGATATACGTGTGTGGTCTTCGTACTTGACTACGCACGTTCTTCACTTTTTTAGAAATTATGGTTTCTCTCCTACCTAAAACTAGCCCATGACTCGATGATCACATCGACAAGATGCACGCTATCACTTTCATATTCTTCCCAGCTCTAGTGGGCAACACCACGCCCACCACCGGCCTTCTGCCCGCCTtttgtgtgagtgtgtgtgttgcgTTCCTTGTCTTTCTTTGGCACATCCTTTTCGTCTGGATGTTTCACATACCCTCGATttccctcacacacgcacacgcacgtggaaagaggccaagcagcagcagtgcaatGGGGATGGCAGTGCCGCGCCTTGGCCCGCCAAGTTCATACATATCTCACACCCGGGAATGCCTGACGAAAAGAAGCACACAGACAACGGCACAAGAAGAGGCACAAAACACTAGAGAAGAAAGCACAGGGAGCACACATCAGGTTAGTCCGGATTACAACCCGAGATAAGCACAACAAAAGTGAACATCAGAAGAAAAGCGTCGTCAGTCGCCCTAGCCCCTCACCTCATTCTCCATACTATaaggatagagagaggggggagattAACGCACGTCTCACTGCTCTCACTCCTTAATTCTTCGCGGCGCGAGCACTGATGTAGTACGGCTTGATAGCATCAACGCCGgacagcaccagcgcacCAGCGACACCACGCAGAATGttcgcgccagcaccgcggaACAGCGAAGCCGCGCCCTCGTTCTTCACGCACTGCATAAAGCACTCGAACGAGTTGCGGTAGTTCTTGCCGGTGCCGGACGTCATCATCATGCGACGGCGCACGGTGTCCAGCGGGTATGAGATCAGGCCAGACACGATAGTCACAATCCAGCCCAGCATGAAGTTNNNNNNNNNNNNNNNNNNNNNNNNNNNNNNNNNNNNNNNNNNNNNNNNNNNNNNNNNNNNNNNNNNNNNNNNNNNNNNNNNNNNNNNNNNNNNNNNNNNAGGGCGAATGTGGTCGGTGTCGGGACACAGGGAGTGCCGTATTGAAGTCAATCCACATCGTCTTCGGATACCACCGTCGAACTCCAACGCCCTTTCCACTAGGAAGTCAGCACAAATCATTACGTTACATAACAACCTCACTGCTCTCACTCCTTAATTCTTCGCGGCGCGAGCACTGATGTAGTACGGCTTGATAGCATCAACGCCGgacagcaccagcgcacCAGCGACACCACGCAGAATGttcgcgccagcaccgcggaACAGCGAAGCCGCGCCCTCGTTCTTCACGCACTGCATAAAGCACTCGAACGAGTTGCGGTAGTTCTTGCCGGTGCCGGACGTCATCATCATGCGACGGCGCACGGTGTCCAGCGGGTATGAGATCAGGCCAGACACGATAGTCACAATCCAGCCCAGCATGAAGTTCACAATGAAGTTGTCCACCGGCAGCATCGGCTGCAGCGTGTCGTACAGGCCAAAGTAGAAGCCGCGGTACGCGACAATGCCCACGCATGACACGCAGAAGCCGCGGTACAGACCTACCAGGCCGTCGGTCTTGAACGTCTTGATGTAGCAATCCACCATGCCGCTGTACTGGCGCTCGCCTCCCTTCTTCGCAGACTTCGTGTCGTTCGCGAGGCGGGTACGCACGTAGTCCAGCGAGTACACGAAGCACAGCGACACAGCGCCGGCGAGACCGCCGGACGCCATGTTGCCCATGAACCACTTCATGTAGCCGTCACGGTCCTTCTTGTAGTTGAACATACGCTTGAACTGGTCCTTGAAGGCGAAGTTCAGCGCCTGCGTCGGGAAGTAGCGGATCACGTTCGACAGGTTGCCGCGCCACAGCGCGTACAAGCCCTCCGTCTTCACCGTGCGCGTCAGGCAGTTCATCACGCCGCTGTACGGGCGGTCGAGCGTGCCCTGCTTGATCATCTCACCCTGGTTCTGCACCAGCAGCTTCACACGTTCgatcggcgccgcagccgtcttggcagcgccagcggcaacaCCGCTGATCATGAACTCCTCCCAGAAGCCGAGCTTCGGCATATCCTGGCGCGCCTTCCTCGGAGCCGCCGCAGAGTTATTGTTGGCAGACATGCTTGATACAAAACGGAAAGAGCTTTGAAGTGCAAAGGGCGATTGAAGAGACGGAAGATGTCGAGCAGATCTGGGAAAAAGACGGAGTAAAGGAAACATTGTGGAAAGTACGAAAGGATGGCGTCGTGGCGTCGAGTGCAGACTGCAGCCCCCCGCCCGCATCACACTCCTGCCCACctgccgtggcagcagcgtgccgcAAGAAAGCCTCCAAAAGAGGATATGGTGCTTACATTCGGCAACCAGCGTATTACGGCTGACACTTCTCTCGCTACCTCGTCACGTTGCAGAGACTAGGCGTTTTCCTTTCTGGCGACCATATTACGGCGCAGCAAGCAGGGCCCGCTTTGTTTGAGCGTGTGGCTCTTCCAAGCAACGGCCACTGCACTCGTATATGCTTGGTATCGATTCGGAAAACAGAAGTCTGTAGCAGACAGACGCGACCCACAATAAAGGACAGCAATCCTTGGCCGGTTCTGTAAACACACGCTAGAGCAACAGATAGTCTAGTGAGTGCAGCACTGCAGTACAAGAAAAAACGTACAGGTGAAACAGACGTAAAGACGAGACCGCAGCACAAGCCATTGAGCGCCAGGCTCAAAGAAAACTCACActgtctttttctttcttttcggCGCGCCCATCCTCCGCCATACAGCACGAGCTCCACTCCACCCTNNNNNNNNNNNNNNNNNNNNNNNNNNNNNNNNNNNNNNNNNNNNNNNNNNNNNNNNNNNNNNNNNNNNNNNNNNNNNNNNNNNNNNNNNNNNNNNNNNNACAAGCGCCCTCGCTAGCAgggcagtgagggccgggcgaaatacgctcgagtcacgctcACACTCTAGccatcatatggatggcacaaaTATGCTCACAATCAcaggtcgctccggcgcagcgccatcccacaggcccccattccgcgcggtgcgaagcagcgctagaaGCGCgttacagcaatgcgccgacaCAGTCATCGGagcgccgtctctgcctcaaactctgcccacccgcccaccaAGCAGGCTGCCTCACAGTCGCTTCCCAttgtgctgctcgccacccGGCGCATCACCCTCCGGGTGGCACACAAGCGCCCTCGCTAGCAgggcagtgagggccgggcgaaatacgctcgagtcacgctcACACTCTAGccatcatatggatggcacaaaTATGCTCACAATCAcaggtcgctccggcgcagcgccatccagcaccccggccgccgacatcagtagcgataagtcgctctgacctcccaCACGCCGTAGGTGCCTGGCCCTATCAGCAGCAGAAGTGCCTCGGCACTGGCGAGGGACAGGGGCGGGCGGCTGCTCGGCATTCCCACAGAGTGGGGGTACTGGACCGCggataccacgcactgaggcgTTCCCCCTTATCGGGGACAAACTAATACTgcaacaaaaagaaggtCATTGATGCATTAATCACCATTCGACGANNNNNNNNNNNNNNNNNNNNNNNNNNNNNNNNNNNNNNNNNNNNNNNNNNNNNNNNNNNNNNNNNNNNNNNNNNNNNNNNNNNNNNNNNNNNNNNNNNNCGCTCACACTCTAGccatcatatggatggcacaaaTATGCTCACAATCAcaggtcgctccggcgcagcgccatccagcaccccggccgccgacatcagtagcgataagtcgctctgacctcccaCACGCCGTAGGTGCCTGGCCCTATCAGCAGCAGAAGTGCCTCGGCACTGGCGAGGGACAGGGGCGGGCGGCTGCTCGGCATTCCCACAGAGTGGGGGTACTGGACCGCggataccacgcactgaggcgTTCCCCCTTATCGGGGACAAACTAATACTgcaacaaaaagaaggtCATTGATGCATTAATCACCATTCGACGAGGGTTTTGTCTGCACAGTTGTGACGTTCAACAACCGCACCACCTCGTCCCTTCGCTCTCATCGCACTGTCGCGCCTTCCTTCATACCAGGCTGTGAGTGCAGCGGAGACACTACGCCTCTCCGCTAAATTGCGACGTGCTCAGTACGTGCGCTCCACAAGAAAAGAGCAGAATGTGCGCATCAGCAGCTTCGGAAAGGAGTCCTCGAGTAGCGGGTCCAGGGCGTTCCACATCTCctgaaggcggtggcgcgcaaTCAGAAAGCACTCCGATGTAGCGTCAACTTTCATGATGAGTTCCACTGCCTGTAGGATGTCTGCCGCTTCCTTTGTCGGCTTCCGCAGAATTGCCCAGAGTGTCTGCCGGTCCACGGCCTCAAGACGGCCCATCGCGATGGCGATAGGGTATGTAATCTTACCGTCCTTGATGTCTTCCGCTTCCTCCTTCAGATTTCCTTCAAAGCCGCGGATGTTTAGCGCGTCGTCCACGATCTGGAATGCGAGACCCAGCGCGAGGCCGAACCTCTCCACAGCCTCCGACAAAACCGTAGGCGCCTCACAGAGCACACACGCCATGGAGCAGAGCGCTCCTACTGCACCGCCCGTTTTGTATGTGTGAATCGCATCGAGCGCATCGAACAGCGTGCTCGCATCGCCGGACTCTACGACTTTAGGCATCAGGTAGTCGAGGCGGTAGATATCCAAGCCTTGGCCCGCGTGCCCAGCGAGCAGCACGTCGAAGTACAGCTGGTAGATGCGGCTGGCCTTCTCCGGCGGGAGGTCCTGGATGCGGGCGGCACGTGGCCCCATAAAGTAGCAAGCACTGCCAGCGTTGATGGCCGTCGGGACGCCGTACTCCACGTGCACACacttgccgccgcggcgcaccacgGAGTTGTCCTGAATGTCGTCGATGATCAGCGACCccacgtgcagcagctcggctACCGCAATGTAGCGGCGGCAGTCGAAGTACTGACGAGACAACGCATTGCAGCAGCTCACGAGGATCAGGCTGCGCCACGACTTGCCGCCACGGTCGATGATGGAGCGCACAGGCCGGAACAGAGTTTCACAGATCTTGTCCGCAGGCGCCCCTCGATTCATCGCATAGCGCCCCAGTACATTCTCAGACACCCAAGAATCAGACGCGGTCAGCGGATAAATCTCCTCGAGCGCGCCATGCACATACGACCCAACGTacttcagcagctccgacGTGTTGTTATACGGTGAGGTTTTCTTCTTGTGCTCAAAGAAGCCACGCAACGTCACGGCGTCTccgccgcacacgccacTGCCCTCCACGACACCCTCGTAGAATCCTGCACCGCCAACCAGAACTGTGCCGATCTCCTGCGCAGCAAAGGCCGTGTGCATCGTCACGTCCAGTCCCATCGACGCCGAGCATAGGCGAAACTCAGACGGATACTGCATGAACGTAACAAGGCTTGACCACGTCTTATTCGTCTCTATGATCACATCGTCGTGGTAATGGCGACTGCCATCCGCTCGCGTCTCCACggcagctctctctcccgcctcaGATTCATTGTTACCTGCAATGTGGAAAATGCTCAATTGCGACATGTTCGAGGCATGAAGAGACAGCCACGACCAACTGTACTTGGCCTCCTTATCGACTTCAGAGGTAGACCCCCCCAGCTCACGGTCATACCACCCCAAACCCGTCACCTCGCGCTTCACACCCTTCACCACAACATACCCCGTCACACTCATCGACGGGAAGTAGTAGTAGTACATGCCGTTCACACGGCCATCCTTTCCATGCAAcactggctgctgctgcgtctccaAGCACACCTCCACGTACACCTCATCCGCCGCGTTCGTCATTGAGAAAGTATAGCGCCGCGCTGATCCCTCTTGTGCGATCCGCATCACGCAGCTGTCGTCCAGTGCGATGCTAAAGGGCTGCTGTGTGTAAACCGCCTTCCCCTTCAGGAGACGATCTGGGCGCGGCACACGCCCCTTGTTGAGAAGCTCCAGTAGCGCGACCTCCACGTGCTCCAACTTCCGACCCATAACTGCCGGATCAAGGCGAAGCTTCAGCTGGTCGATTGACTCGGGGTCGAGCGCGCTATCCGCATAGCATTTCATGTTTTCCAAGTCAATAAGGGCCCACACGCAAGCGTCGTAGTACTTCGTAGTGGCTGTCGGACAGTTGTCCCCAGCCTGCCTGAAGAAGGAAGCAAAAAACGCCAGGGACGAGTCGTCCTCACCCTTTACTGTGAGGTGCGCATTGGCATACCACCACTGCAGCGTAGACGCGCTGATAAGCTGATCATACACCTCGGCATCTGGTACTGTTCCCCTCGGTGGGAAGTGCTGGGGCCAATCCTCGCTCATGTGCAATGCGCAAATATGCAAATTAGTGTTTGCAGTTCTTTTCCTAGCCGAGATAAAACCCACAGCGTCGCGCAAGCGGTACAGAACGTGTGCAGCAATAATTACCGTTGAAGATCAGCTTGATGTCCGGAACAGCGAAAATTCGGTTAAGCGAAATCTCAATGTTGAAGGCAACTTTACTACTCAGATGCTTGCGACACCTGGCCCAGAATAAATGAAAGGACATGAGGATAGGTGTAGGCGGAGAGTATCATACTATTATGAGAGGAATTCAACACGATGAGCACATCAGCGCATCGCTTGTCCTGTACATAGCGAACAGGAACGGCAAAAGATGCTGGTGACATAGGCCCAGTAGTATTTTTTACCATTCCACTCAGTGCTCTGGAGCATGACACAAGCAATCGCTtgaatttttttttt encodes:
- a CDS encoding ADP,ATP carrier protein 1, mitochondrial precursor, putative, whose protein sequence is MSANNNSAAAPRKARQDMPKLGFWEEFMISGVAAGAAKTAAAPIERVKLLVQNQGEMIKQGTLDRPYSGVMNCLTRTVKTEGLYALWRGNLSNVIRYFPTQAL
- a CDS encoding ADP,ATP carrier protein 1, mitochondrial precursor, putative, which produces MSANNNSAAAPRKARQDMPKLGFWEEFMISGVAAGAAKTAAAPIERVKLLVQNQGEMIKQGTLDRPYSGVMNCLTRTVKTEGLYALWRGNLSNVIRYFPTQALNFAFKDQFKRMFNYKKDRDGYMKWFMGNMASGGLAGAVSLCFVYSLDYVRTRLANDTKSAKKGGERQYSGMVDCYIKTFKTDGLVGLYRGFCVSCVGIVAYRGFYFGLYDTLQPMLPVDNFIVNFMLGWIVTIVSGLISYPLDTVRRRMMMTSGTGKNYRNSFECFMQCVKNEGAASLFRGAGANILRGVAGALVLSGVDAIKPYYISARAAKN
- a CDS encoding polyprenyl synthase, putative, producing the protein MSEDWPQHFPPRGTVPDAEVYDQLISASTLQWWYANAHLTVKGEDDSSLAFFASFFRQAGDNCPTATTKYYDACVWALIDLENMKCYADSALDPESIDQLKLRLDPAVMGRKLEHVEVALLELLNKGRVPRPDRLLKGKAVYTQQPFSIALDDSCVMRIAQEGSARRYTFSMTNAADEVYVEVCLETQQQPVLHGKDGRVNGMYYYYFPSMSVTGYVVVKGVKREVTGLGWYDRELGGSTSEVDKEAKYSWSWLSLHASNMSQLSIFHIAGNNESEAGERAAVETRADGSRHYHDDVIIETNKTWSSLVTFMQYPSEFRLCSASMGLDVTMHTAFAAQEIGTVLVGGAGFYEGVVEGSGVCGGDAVTLRGFFEHKKKTSPYNNTSELLKYVGSYVHGALEEIYPLTASDSWVSENVLGRYAMNRGAPADKICETLFRPVRSIIDRGGKSWRSLILVSCCNALSRQYFDCRRYIAVAELLHVGSLIIDDIQDNSVVRRGGKCVHVEYGVPTAINAGSACYFMGPRAARIQDLPPEKASRIYQLYFDVLLAGHAGQGLDIYRLDYLMPKVVESGDASTLFDALDAIHTYKTGGAVGALCSMACVLCEAPTVLSEAVERFGLALGLAFQIVDDALNIRGFEGNLKEEAEDIKDGKITYPIAIAMGRLEAVDRQTLWAILRKPTKEAADILQAVELIMKVDATSECFLIARHRLQEMWNALDPLLEDSFPKLLMRTFCSFLVERTY